Proteins from one Salaquimonas pukyongi genomic window:
- the recF gene encoding DNA replication/repair protein RecF (All proteins in this family for which functions are known are DNA-binding proteins that assist the filamentation of RecA onto DNA for the initiation of recombination or recombinational repair.) → MARTEETAQDQAAGTEPAYRPVHLEVLRLTDFRNYDSLSLEIDQRHVVLTGENGSGKTNLMEAVSFLSPGRGLRRAAYDQIARAGGSGAWSVFAALSGAHGPAEIGTGLVETPAGIETQRKVRINGSQAKTIDALLEHSRIAWLTPAMDGLFTGPASDRRKFLDRMVLAIDPLHGRRVNDFEKAMRGRNRLLSEDTTPGPWLDAVETQMAELATAIVAARRELASLLSAAIIAQHEAGSLFPDAVVALEGTLESAHGDMAASDLEAEYAARLRANRWNDKGAGRTLEGPHRSDIAVHHRPKSMPAALCSTGEQKALLIGMVLAHARLAREINGFAPILLLDEIAAHLDEKRRTALFDMVDGLGCQAFMTGTDRALFTALGERGQFFTVGGGSVTTG, encoded by the coding sequence ATGGCCCGGACGGAAGAAACAGCACAAGACCAAGCCGCCGGGACAGAACCGGCCTACCGGCCCGTACATCTTGAGGTGCTGCGGCTGACCGATTTCAGGAATTATGACAGCCTTTCCCTCGAAATTGATCAGCGTCATGTGGTGCTGACCGGAGAAAACGGTTCCGGCAAAACGAATTTGATGGAGGCGGTTTCCTTTCTGTCGCCAGGACGCGGGTTGCGGCGGGCTGCCTATGACCAGATAGCCCGGGCGGGCGGATCGGGGGCATGGAGCGTGTTCGCTGCCTTAAGTGGCGCGCACGGGCCGGCCGAGATCGGAACCGGGCTGGTTGAAACTCCAGCAGGCATAGAAACCCAGCGCAAGGTTCGCATCAATGGCAGTCAGGCAAAAACCATCGATGCGCTGCTGGAGCACAGCCGGATTGCCTGGCTGACGCCGGCTATGGACGGGCTGTTTACCGGACCTGCCAGCGACCGGCGCAAATTCCTCGACCGCATGGTGCTTGCGATCGACCCTTTGCACGGACGGCGAGTCAACGATTTTGAAAAGGCGATGCGCGGGCGCAACCGGCTCCTGTCGGAAGACACTACGCCAGGGCCCTGGCTTGACGCGGTGGAAACCCAGATGGCGGAACTGGCTACCGCCATTGTTGCTGCCCGGCGGGAACTGGCCTCGCTTTTGTCGGCTGCCATCATTGCGCAGCACGAGGCAGGTTCACTCTTTCCCGACGCAGTGGTTGCCCTTGAGGGTACGCTTGAAAGTGCCCATGGGGACATGGCGGCAAGCGACCTGGAAGCCGAGTATGCCGCCCGCCTTCGCGCCAATCGATGGAATGACAAGGGGGCGGGCCGCACCCTGGAAGGGCCACACCGCAGCGACATCGCAGTCCACCACCGGCCGAAGTCGATGCCTGCTGCCTTGTGCTCGACCGGCGAACAGAAGGCACTGCTGATCGGCATGGTGCTTGCCCATGCAAGGCTGGCCCGCGAGATCAACGGCTTTGCGCCGATCCTGCTGCTGGATGAAATTGCAGCCCATCTTGACGAAAAGCGCCGCACCGCCCTGTTCGACATGGTGGACGGGTTGGGCTGTCAGGCCTTCATGACGGGCACGGACCGGGCACTGTTTACCGCGCTGGGCGAGCGCGGCCAGTTCTTCACCGTTGGCGGCGGCAGTGTTACAACCGGCTGA
- the mutM gene encoding bifunctional DNA-formamidopyrimidine glycosylase/DNA-(apurinic or apyrimidinic site) lyase, whose translation MPELPEVETVRRGLAPVMEGARIAAVEVRRANLRFPFPAKFAERLEGRTVTAMGRRAKYLTVDLDDGMVLIMHLGMSGSFRIEMEAENSQPGVFHHDRSKKPAHDHVVFHLERAGSGKARVTYNDPRRFGFMDLIPRSTFDLHPLFCDLGIEPTGNALSEDYLAACFAGKRTPLKAALLDQKLIAGLGNIYVCEALHGAGLSPKRLAGSLTRKNGTPSKRLRPLAAEIRRVIARAIEAGGSSLRDHRQADGSLGYFQHQFSVYGREGEPCPKRDCEGTVRRMVQSGRSTFYCPACQR comes from the coding sequence ATGCCTGAACTGCCGGAGGTGGAAACCGTGCGCCGCGGGCTGGCGCCGGTGATGGAAGGCGCGCGCATTGCTGCCGTGGAAGTCCGCAGGGCAAATCTGCGCTTTCCCTTTCCCGCAAAATTTGCCGAACGGCTTGAAGGGCGCACCGTGACCGCCATGGGCAGAAGGGCAAAATATCTGACGGTGGACCTTGATGACGGCATGGTGCTCATCATGCATCTGGGCATGTCTGGGTCGTTCCGGATCGAAATGGAAGCAGAAAACAGCCAGCCTGGCGTCTTTCATCACGACCGGTCGAAAAAACCTGCGCATGACCATGTGGTTTTTCACCTTGAGCGTGCCGGCAGCGGCAAGGCACGGGTGACCTACAATGATCCGCGCCGGTTCGGCTTCATGGACCTGATACCGCGCAGCACATTCGACCTGCATCCCCTGTTTTGCGATCTGGGGATCGAACCCACCGGCAATGCCTTGTCGGAAGACTATCTTGCTGCGTGCTTTGCCGGCAAGCGCACACCGCTCAAGGCCGCCCTGCTTGATCAGAAGCTCATTGCCGGCCTCGGCAACATCTATGTCTGCGAGGCGCTGCACGGGGCAGGGCTTTCTCCGAAGCGGCTCGCCGGCAGCCTGACAAGGAAAAACGGCACACCATCGAAGCGGCTTCGGCCCCTTGCTGCGGAAATCCGCAGGGTGATCGCCCGGGCAATCGAGGCGGGCGGCTCTTCGCTGCGCGATCACCGTCAGGCCGACGGCAGTCTCGGCTACTTTCAACACCAGTTTTCCGTCTATGGCCGGGAAGGCGAGCCCTGTCCGAAGCGGGATTGTGAGGGCACCGTCCGCCGGATGGTTCAATCGGGACGCTCAACCTTTTACTGTCCTGCCTGTCAACGCTGA
- the coaBC gene encoding bifunctional phosphopantothenoylcysteine decarboxylase/phosphopantothenate--cysteine ligase CoaBC, with product MASITIRNLDESTKQALRQRAAANGRSMEEEARLLLAELERAQFPDPAGTGVPHQPPISAIPAAPAETPAPEPAIAGFPGAGKRVLLIISGGIAAYKCLDLIRRLRERGVHVRAVMTAAAQEFITPLSVGALTADTVFADLFDREDEHDVGHIRLARDCDLIIVAPATADLMAKMANGFAGDLASTVLLATNRPVLIAPAMNPAMWRHRATRRNAETLEKDGIHFIGPMAGEMAESGEAGEGRMAEPMQIVERAGELLDTRPKPLRGKRAIVTSGPTHEPIDPVRYIANRSSGKQGHAIAAALADLGAEVIVVSGPVSIPDPKGCEMVRVESAREMQRMVEAALPADIAVMVAAVADWRSRGEANEKMKKEGGKGPTHLELTENPDILKGLGHHKQRPALLIGFAAETQKVVEHARAKLERKNADWIIANDVSPDSGIGAGDGGVMGGDRNRVRILTRQGVEAWPELTKKEVAERLVARICEHLAAATTTA from the coding sequence ATGGCCAGCATCACCATACGCAATCTCGATGAGTCCACCAAGCAGGCCTTGCGCCAGCGTGCGGCGGCCAACGGCCGCTCCATGGAGGAGGAGGCCCGCCTGCTGCTGGCAGAACTGGAGCGGGCACAGTTCCCGGACCCGGCCGGTACCGGTGTCCCGCATCAGCCGCCAATATCGGCAATACCGGCAGCCCCTGCCGAAACGCCGGCGCCCGAACCGGCCATTGCAGGTTTTCCCGGGGCCGGAAAGCGCGTCCTGCTGATCATCTCCGGCGGGATTGCAGCCTATAAATGCCTTGACCTTATACGCCGCCTGCGCGAGCGCGGCGTTCACGTTCGCGCGGTCATGACGGCGGCCGCCCAGGAGTTCATCACGCCGCTTTCCGTTGGCGCGCTGACGGCCGATACAGTCTTTGCCGATCTGTTTGACCGTGAGGACGAGCACGATGTCGGCCACATCCGGCTCGCCCGCGATTGCGATCTCATCATCGTCGCCCCGGCAACGGCCGATCTGATGGCAAAGATGGCGAACGGGTTTGCCGGCGATCTGGCTTCCACCGTCCTGCTCGCCACCAACCGGCCGGTATTGATTGCCCCTGCCATGAACCCGGCCATGTGGCGCCATCGTGCGACGCGCCGCAATGCGGAAACGCTCGAAAAAGACGGAATACACTTCATTGGACCGATGGCCGGCGAAATGGCCGAATCCGGTGAGGCGGGCGAAGGCCGCATGGCCGAGCCCATGCAGATCGTGGAGCGGGCCGGTGAACTGCTCGATACTCGCCCCAAGCCGCTCAGGGGCAAGCGGGCAATTGTGACGTCCGGGCCGACCCATGAACCGATCGACCCGGTGCGTTACATCGCCAACCGGTCTTCCGGCAAGCAGGGCCACGCCATCGCGGCGGCACTTGCCGATCTCGGCGCCGAGGTGATCGTGGTTTCAGGTCCGGTTTCCATTCCCGATCCGAAGGGCTGCGAGATGGTACGGGTGGAAAGCGCCCGCGAGATGCAGCGCATGGTGGAGGCAGCGCTTCCCGCCGATATCGCTGTCATGGTCGCTGCGGTCGCAGACTGGCGCTCCAGGGGCGAAGCCAATGAAAAGATGAAAAAGGAAGGCGGCAAGGGACCAACTCATCTGGAACTGACGGAGAATCCCGACATTTTAAAGGGCCTCGGCCATCACAAGCAGCGCCCCGCATTGCTGATCGGGTTTGCCGCCGAAACGCAAAAGGTGGTTGAGCATGCCCGGGCCAAGCTTGAGCGCAAAAATGCCGACTGGATCATCGCCAACGATGTTTCCCCCGACAGCGGCATTGGCGCCGGCGATGGCGGCGTCATGGGCGGCGACCGCAACCGGGTTCGCATTCTCACACGCCAGGGTGTGGAAGCGTGGCCCGAGCTGACCAAAAAAGAGGTGGCAGAGCGCCTTGTCGCGCGCATTTGCGAGCATCTGGCGGCGGCAACCACAACGGCCTGA
- a CDS encoding FitA-like ribbon-helix-helix domain-containing protein, which translates to MATLTIRNLPDEVRQALRERAARNGVSMEQEVRRILAESMQKTAVKHMQFKAAEDILQMARGLRDEAPLDPMYKELSHKELTDTLWNEGHDR; encoded by the coding sequence ATGGCAACGCTGACAATTCGAAATCTCCCTGACGAGGTGAGGCAGGCGCTCCGCGAGCGGGCGGCCAGAAACGGCGTTTCCATGGAGCAGGAAGTGCGGCGCATTCTCGCTGAAAGCATGCAAAAGACGGCGGTAAAGCACATGCAGTTCAAGGCAGCTGAAGATATTCTGCAAATGGCCCGGGGTTTGCGGGATGAAGCGCCACTTGACCCCATGTACAAGGAACTGTCCCACAAGGAACTGACGGACACCTTGTGGAATGAAGGGCATGATCGCTGA
- a CDS encoding rhodanese-like domain-containing protein, which yields MGNMSYAGDKSCKDTWNALEADENAVLVDVRTTREWDVIGVPDLSPLNKETVFVEWQMFPSMEVNADFAETVDANLRAAGKDRNMPVFCLCRSGARSKAAAAALTALGYSHAYNVEAGFEGDPDETGERAKINGWQHDKLPWKRKD from the coding sequence ATGGGCAATATGTCGTATGCGGGCGACAAAAGCTGCAAGGATACCTGGAACGCGCTTGAGGCGGACGAGAATGCCGTGCTGGTCGATGTCCGCACCACCAGGGAATGGGATGTCATCGGCGTGCCGGATCTCTCCCCCCTGAACAAGGAAACCGTGTTCGTGGAATGGCAGATGTTTCCTTCCATGGAAGTTAATGCGGACTTTGCCGAAACAGTGGATGCAAACCTGAGGGCAGCGGGAAAGGACCGCAACATGCCGGTGTTCTGTCTGTGCCGTTCGGGCGCCAGAAGCAAGGCGGCGGCGGCGGCGCTGACCGCGCTCGGCTACAGCCATGCCTATAACGTTGAAGCCGGCTTCGAGGGCGATCCGGACGAAACCGGGGAGCGGGCCAAGATCAATGGCTGGCAGCACGACAAGCTGCCTTGGAAAAGGAAGGATTAG
- the ubiB gene encoding 2-polyprenylphenol 6-hydroxylase has translation MSVFSNLLSLARAGYVLAREGVISALPSDPLPPPARFGQKLAGLIRRSRAKNATRSEKLSIALNRLGPSWVKLGQFLATRPDVVGAEIAGDLELLQDRMKPFSRAEAVRQIEASLGRPLEDLFSDFSEPVAAASVAQVHKAVRRRDGETVAVKVIRPGVRPRFRRDLETFYTLARLQEKYVPASRRLRPVAVTDTLAQSAKIEMDMRLEAAAFSELGENTADDPGFRVPQVDWELSGRDCVTMEWVEGLKLSDVAGIRAAGHDLQQLAATLVQSFLRHTLRDGFFHADMHPGNLFVDPNGDIVAVDLGIAGRLGKKERRFLAEILYGFITRDYTRVAEVHFEAGYVPAHHDVASFAQAIRAIGEPIHGQPAETISMAKLLTLLFEVTELFDMQTRPELLLLQKTMVVVEGVARTLNPNFNMWKTAEPVVGDWIRRNLGPAAIAADARDGLKAGLHLARQLPELSERAEKLAREMADMGEAGFRLSPETVEKIGKAEARHSRWGHIALWVIAAILAWQVFFA, from the coding sequence ATGAGTGTCTTCTCCAACCTTTTGTCGCTGGCGCGGGCCGGATATGTGCTTGCAAGGGAGGGCGTGATTTCCGCGCTTCCCTCCGATCCCCTGCCGCCACCGGCCCGGTTCGGCCAAAAGCTCGCCGGTCTCATTCGCCGTTCCAGGGCAAAGAATGCGACCCGGTCGGAAAAACTGTCCATCGCCCTTAACCGCCTCGGCCCTTCCTGGGTCAAGCTTGGCCAGTTTCTGGCAACCCGGCCCGATGTGGTGGGGGCTGAAATCGCCGGCGACCTGGAACTGCTGCAGGATCGCATGAAGCCGTTTTCGCGTGCCGAGGCGGTGCGCCAGATCGAGGCTTCCCTTGGCCGTCCGCTTGAAGACCTGTTTTCCGATTTTTCCGAGCCCGTTGCTGCTGCTTCGGTTGCCCAGGTGCACAAGGCAGTCCGCAGGCGCGATGGAGAAACGGTAGCGGTAAAGGTAATCCGGCCTGGCGTGAGGCCGCGTTTCCGCCGCGATCTTGAAACCTTCTACACCCTTGCCCGCCTGCAGGAAAAATATGTCCCGGCATCAAGGCGCCTCAGGCCCGTGGCGGTCACCGATACGCTGGCACAATCGGCCAAGATCGAAATGGACATGCGGCTGGAAGCGGCTGCCTTTTCCGAGCTTGGCGAGAATACCGCAGATGATCCGGGCTTTCGCGTGCCGCAGGTGGATTGGGAACTGTCGGGCCGCGATTGCGTGACCATGGAATGGGTTGAGGGGCTCAAGCTGTCCGACGTGGCCGGTATCCGCGCTGCGGGCCACGACCTTCAGCAACTGGCAGCAACGCTGGTTCAGTCGTTCCTGCGCCACACACTACGCGACGGCTTCTTTCATGCCGACATGCATCCCGGCAATCTGTTTGTCGATCCCAATGGGGATATCGTTGCCGTCGATCTTGGCATTGCCGGACGCCTGGGCAAGAAGGAGCGGCGCTTTCTTGCCGAAATCCTCTATGGTTTCATCACCCGTGATTACACCCGTGTGGCAGAGGTTCATTTCGAGGCCGGCTATGTGCCCGCCCATCACGATGTGGCAAGTTTTGCCCAGGCGATCCGCGCCATTGGCGAGCCGATCCACGGCCAGCCGGCGGAAACCATTTCCATGGCCAAGCTGCTCACCCTTTTGTTCGAGGTTACCGAGCTCTTCGACATGCAGACCCGGCCGGAACTGCTGTTGCTGCAAAAAACCATGGTGGTTGTCGAAGGCGTGGCGCGCACCCTCAATCCCAACTTCAACATGTGGAAGACGGCAGAGCCGGTGGTTGGCGACTGGATCCGCCGCAATCTCGGTCCGGCGGCGATTGCCGCAGACGCCCGTGACGGGCTGAAGGCCGGCCTGCATCTTGCCCGCCAGCTTCCCGAACTGTCGGAACGCGCTGAAAAACTGGCAAGGGAAATGGCCGACATGGGTGAGGCCGGCTTCCGCCTGTCGCCGGAAACGGTAGAAAAAATCGGAAAGGCGGAAGCACGCCATTCACGCTGGGGCCACATTGCCTTGTGGGTAATCGCTGCGATTTTGGCCTGGCAGGTGTTTTTCGCCTGA
- the rpsT gene encoding 30S ribosomal protein S20, translating into MANTASAKKAVRKIEARTEVNKANRSRMRTYVRKVEEAAAAGDRDAANEAFKAAQPEIMKAVSRGILKKNTAARKVSRLAKRVKAASA; encoded by the coding sequence ATGGCAAACACTGCCTCAGCAAAAAAAGCGGTCCGCAAAATCGAGGCCCGCACCGAAGTCAACAAAGCCAATCGCTCGCGCATGCGCACCTATGTGCGTAAAGTTGAAGAAGCGGCTGCCGCTGGTGACAGGGATGCCGCCAACGAAGCCTTCAAGGCCGCACAGCCGGAAATCATGAAGGCCGTCAGCAGGGGCATCCTGAAAAAGAACACTGCAGCCCGCAAGGTTTCGCGCCTCGCCAAGCGCGTAAAGGCTGCCAGCGCCTGA
- the dnaA gene encoding chromosomal replication initiator protein DnaA: MKQTSGETFGQSKAAGSKKPPAGRKRKSGDGDGTGGGSVDHRAWIKVRQKLQAKLGTEIFNSWFGRIKLVGTEGGVAVHSVPTAFLKSWINSHYRDLLLELWQKEDKAILRADVIIRSAVRRTNVRAASKPLNGEDGAGEDARRGGQPFLPRSQSSRNAVEGEPGFTGSPLDPRHTFANFIESKSNRMVYAAARSVAEGDGSSVRFNPLFIHANVGLGKTHLLQAIAWETRLRDPSKKVRYLTADYFMWVFAKALHNHTALSLKETLRDIDLLLIDDMQFLQGKAIQAEFCHLLNELIDSARQVVVAADRPPTELESLNERVRSRLKGGVALDIEAPDYELRKSILNMRYEEAKRDQPGLDIPEDIRHYVARQVNTSCRDIDGAFNQLLLQHRYSDGPEGYEELDKMLRHLIRSGDNKRVRIEDIQRVVARQFNVARNDLLSNRRTQQIVRPRQIAMYLSKVMTPRSLPEIGRRFGGRDHTTVLHAVRKIEDLMSEDHKLAQEIELLKRLILD; this comes from the coding sequence ATGAAACAGACAAGCGGCGAAACTTTCGGGCAGAGCAAGGCAGCGGGCAGCAAGAAACCACCGGCAGGCAGAAAAAGAAAAAGCGGCGATGGTGATGGCACCGGCGGAGGAAGCGTCGACCATCGGGCTTGGATCAAGGTGCGTCAGAAGCTTCAGGCAAAGCTCGGTACCGAAATCTTCAACAGCTGGTTCGGCCGCATCAAACTGGTTGGAACCGAGGGCGGCGTGGCTGTTCATTCCGTACCGACGGCGTTTTTGAAAAGCTGGATCAATTCGCACTACCGTGACCTCCTGCTCGAACTCTGGCAGAAAGAGGACAAGGCCATTTTACGCGCCGATGTCATTATCCGCTCGGCAGTGCGGCGGACCAATGTGCGTGCTGCCAGCAAGCCGCTGAACGGCGAGGACGGTGCCGGTGAGGACGCTCGCAGGGGTGGCCAGCCGTTTTTGCCCCGCTCACAATCCAGCCGGAATGCGGTTGAGGGCGAGCCGGGATTTACCGGTTCCCCGCTCGATCCGCGTCACACCTTCGCAAATTTCATCGAAAGCAAGTCGAACCGCATGGTCTATGCGGCAGCCCGTTCGGTCGCCGAGGGGGATGGTTCGTCCGTACGGTTCAACCCGCTGTTCATCCATGCCAATGTGGGCCTCGGCAAAACCCATCTGCTGCAGGCGATAGCCTGGGAAACCCGGTTGCGCGATCCTTCCAAGAAGGTGCGCTACCTGACCGCCGACTATTTCATGTGGGTGTTCGCCAAGGCCCTGCACAACCACACCGCCCTGTCCCTGAAGGAAACCCTGCGCGATATCGACCTTCTGCTGATTGATGACATGCAGTTTCTGCAGGGCAAGGCGATCCAGGCGGAATTCTGCCATCTTCTCAACGAGCTGATCGACAGCGCGCGGCAGGTGGTGGTGGCAGCGGACCGTCCGCCCACGGAGCTTGAAAGCCTTAATGAGCGGGTTCGCTCCCGTCTCAAGGGCGGTGTGGCACTCGACATCGAGGCACCGGACTACGAATTGCGCAAGTCGATCCTGAACATGCGCTATGAGGAGGCCAAACGCGACCAGCCGGGGCTCGATATTCCCGAGGACATCCGCCATTACGTCGCCCGGCAGGTTAATACGAGCTGCCGCGACATTGATGGCGCGTTCAATCAGCTCCTGCTGCAGCACCGTTACAGCGACGGGCCGGAAGGGTATGAGGAGCTGGACAAGATGCTGCGGCACCTGATCCGCTCCGGCGACAACAAGCGTGTGCGCATCGAAGACATCCAGCGCGTCGTTGCCCGGCAGTTCAACGTTGCCCGCAACGACCTTCTGTCAAACCGGCGCACCCAGCAGATCGTGCGCCCGCGCCAGATTGCCATGTATCTTTCCAAGGTAATGACACCGCGCTCGCTGCCGGAGATCGGAAGGCGTTTTGGAGGCCGCGATCACACAACGGTTTTGCATGCTGTGCGCAAGATCGAGGACCTGATGTCGGAAGACCACAAACTTGCCCAGGAAATCGAATTGCTCAAGCGTCTGATCCTCGACTGA
- a CDS encoding type II toxin-antitoxin system VapC family toxin, with the protein MVIDSSAIVAILLEEADAERFANALVAAPLRIMSRVTYVECAFVMHGRAPKRGLRALEQLIEGLPVRLIDFDAGQMDRAVEARCRYGKGSGHRAGLNLGDCFSYALAKSRSLPLLFQGMDFAATDVEAAIP; encoded by the coding sequence ATGGTGATTGATTCATCTGCCATTGTTGCGATTCTGCTTGAAGAAGCCGATGCAGAACGTTTCGCGAATGCCCTTGTTGCTGCGCCGCTCAGGATCATGAGCCGCGTTACCTATGTTGAATGCGCCTTTGTGATGCATGGCCGTGCGCCAAAACGCGGGTTGCGTGCCCTGGAGCAGTTGATCGAGGGGCTTCCTGTAAGGTTGATCGATTTTGATGCCGGCCAGATGGACAGGGCTGTTGAAGCGCGGTGCAGATACGGAAAAGGGTCAGGCCATCGCGCAGGCCTCAATCTCGGCGATTGTTTTTCCTATGCCCTGGCAAAAAGCCGCAGCCTGCCGCTACTGTTTCAGGGCATGGATTTTGCCGCGACGGATGTCGAGGCAGCAATTCCATAA
- the dnaN gene encoding DNA polymerase III subunit beta, giving the protein MRVTIERSNLLKSLGHVHRVVERRNTIPILSNVLLTAEGSELHLKATDLDLEIFEKVPAVVEQAGSTTVPAHMLHDIVRKLPEGAEVMLSMEEDGNSVKIAAGRSRFTLQCLPSTDFPDITAGDFSHMFRLAAANLKNLIDRTQFAISTEETRYYLNGIYFHSVEEDGKPVLRAVATDGHRLASAQAEAPSGSEGMPGIIVPRKAVGEIQKLVEDRDATVTFEVSDTKIRLTVGDVILTSKLIDGTFPDYTRVIPTGNDKELKMDRATFAAAVDRVSTISSERGRAVKLTIGEGQVVLAVNNPESGTATEEVAVGYDAEALEIGFNSRYLLDITNQLSGDETVFMLADSGSPTLIRDSGDDDVLFVLMPMRV; this is encoded by the coding sequence ATGCGTGTAACGATTGAACGGTCCAACCTTCTGAAGTCCCTTGGCCACGTGCACAGGGTGGTCGAGCGCCGCAATACCATTCCGATCCTGTCGAACGTGCTGCTGACGGCAGAAGGCAGCGAGTTGCACCTTAAGGCAACCGATCTCGATCTTGAAATCTTCGAGAAAGTGCCGGCAGTGGTCGAGCAGGCCGGTTCCACGACGGTTCCCGCCCACATGCTGCATGACATTGTGCGAAAACTGCCCGAGGGGGCGGAAGTCATGCTGTCGATGGAAGAAGACGGCAATTCGGTCAAGATCGCCGCAGGGCGCTCGCGCTTTACCCTGCAATGCCTGCCATCAACCGATTTCCCCGACATTACGGCTGGCGATTTCAGCCACATGTTCCGCCTGGCCGCGGCGAACCTAAAAAACCTGATCGACCGGACCCAGTTTGCCATTTCGACGGAAGAAACCCGCTATTATCTCAACGGCATTTATTTCCATTCGGTTGAAGAAGACGGCAAGCCGGTGCTGCGTGCTGTGGCAACCGACGGCCACCGCCTTGCCAGCGCCCAGGCTGAAGCCCCGTCGGGGTCTGAAGGCATGCCTGGCATCATCGTGCCGCGCAAGGCGGTCGGCGAGATACAGAAGCTGGTGGAAGATCGAGACGCCACGGTTACCTTTGAGGTATCGGACACCAAAATCCGCCTGACGGTCGGCGATGTGATCCTGACTTCGAAACTGATCGACGGCACCTTCCCCGACTATACCCGCGTCATCCCCACCGGGAACGACAAGGAACTGAAAATGGACCGGGCAACCTTCGCTGCTGCGGTCGACCGGGTATCCACCATCTCCTCGGAGCGCGGTCGGGCGGTCAAACTCACCATTGGCGAGGGGCAGGTAGTGCTTGCCGTCAACAATCCGGAATCGGGCACGGCAACGGAAGAAGTGGCCGTGGGCTATGACGCCGAGGCGCTGGAGATCGGTTTCAACTCGCGCTATTTGCTTGATATCACCAACCAGCTTTCAGGCGACGAAACGGTCTTCATGCTGGCAGACTCCGGCTCGCCGACCCTGATCCGCGATTCCGGCGATGACGATGTCCTGTTCGTGCTGATGCCCATGCGGGTATAA
- the ubiE gene encoding bifunctional demethylmenaquinone methyltransferase/2-methoxy-6-polyprenyl-1,4-benzoquinol methylase UbiE, which yields MPVQNTKTRSKSAEELSASFGFAEVVSDEKQPLVNDVFHKVAGRYDMMNDLMSGGMHRVWKDAMIARLAPPRKPGTPWHLLDVAGGTGDIAFGVVEAANRNVRATVLDINASMLEVGRKRAVGRKLDGHVEFVEADAQKLPFEDNAFDAYTIAFGIRNVPHIDLALAEAWRVLKRGGRFLCLEFSEVEVPVLDRLYDEWSMRVIPQIGKAVAGDDEPYRYLVESVRKFPSQRNFAAMIAGAGFSRVDWSDFSGGIAALHSGWKL from the coding sequence ATGCCCGTCCAGAACACAAAAACAAGGTCGAAATCTGCTGAAGAACTTTCCGCAAGCTTTGGTTTTGCGGAAGTCGTCAGTGACGAGAAACAGCCTCTGGTCAACGATGTCTTTCACAAGGTGGCTGGCCGCTACGACATGATGAATGATCTGATGTCCGGCGGCATGCACCGCGTCTGGAAGGACGCCATGATTGCCCGCCTGGCACCGCCGCGCAAGCCGGGCACTCCCTGGCATCTGCTCGACGTTGCCGGCGGAACGGGCGACATTGCTTTCGGCGTGGTGGAAGCGGCAAACCGGAATGTTCGGGCAACCGTGCTCGATATTAATGCTTCCATGCTTGAAGTCGGCCGCAAGCGTGCGGTGGGCCGCAAGTTGGATGGCCATGTGGAATTTGTCGAAGCCGACGCCCAGAAACTGCCTTTTGAGGACAATGCCTTTGACGCCTACACGATCGCCTTTGGCATCAGAAACGTGCCGCACATCGATCTGGCCCTTGCAGAAGCCTGGCGTGTGCTGAAGCGCGGCGGACGGTTCCTCTGCCTGGAATTTTCAGAAGTCGAGGTGCCGGTTCTCGACAGGCTGTATGATGAATGGTCGATGCGGGTAATTCCACAAATCGGCAAGGCGGTCGCCGGGGATGACGAACCTTACCGCTATCTTGTGGAGTCGGTTCGCAAATTTCCCAGTCAGCGCAATTTTGCCGCCATGATTGCCGGGGCGGGCTTTTCCCGGGTTGACTGGTCGGACTTTTCGGGCGGCATCGCAGCGCTGCATTCCGGCTGGAAGCTTTGA